Proteins from one Mesorhizobium sp. M9A.F.Ca.ET.002.03.1.2 genomic window:
- a CDS encoding OsmC family protein has translation MHNDPMVMEKPAAKKEPRVPRNGVDTPTLLATINAVAGQPDLAKFQFRAKSRWISGTHSRSTMADFFGAGTEQSHGMAYQADSDHPAVLCGSDNGPTPVEYLLHALASCLTAGIANIAAVRGVTLHEVESTVEGDIDLRGILGISDTVRNGYQGIRISFRIKGDAPAEKLEEIVMQSRDRSAVFDVLTKGVPVSVAVGA, from the coding sequence ATGCACAACGACCCCATGGTTATGGAAAAACCTGCCGCGAAGAAGGAGCCGCGGGTGCCGAGGAACGGCGTCGACACGCCCACCCTGCTGGCCACCATTAATGCCGTTGCGGGGCAGCCCGATCTCGCCAAGTTCCAGTTTCGCGCCAAGAGCCGCTGGATCTCCGGCACGCACAGCCGCAGCACAATGGCCGACTTTTTCGGTGCTGGCACCGAACAGTCGCACGGGATGGCCTATCAGGCCGACAGCGACCACCCGGCTGTCCTGTGCGGCAGCGACAACGGCCCAACGCCGGTGGAATACCTCCTTCATGCGCTTGCTTCCTGCCTCACTGCGGGCATAGCCAATATCGCTGCCGTGCGGGGCGTGACGCTGCACGAGGTGGAATCGACCGTCGAAGGCGACATCGACCTTCGCGGCATCCTCGGCATCTCCGACACGGTCCGCAACGGCTACCAAGGCATACGTATTTCCTTCAGGATCAAGGGCGATGCCCCAGCCGAAAAGCTCGAGGAAATCGTGATGCAGTCGCGCGATCGCTCTGCGGTTTTCGACGTGCTGACCAAAGGCGTACCCGTCTCGGTCGCCGTCGGCGCCTAA
- a CDS encoding protein phosphatase 2C domain-containing protein — protein MNSVALSFESFGVSHRGCVRELNEDSYLVEPETGLWVVADGMGGHDAGEIASASIIDHLATIGIASSAPDLRARFEDRLSRANAEIRRISESRGVTIGSTVAALLAMDGRFACLWAGDSRVYLIRNASISQISKDHTEVQELLDRGMISAAEALTWPRRNVITHAVGVSDDIVVDFQQGEILPGDIFVLSTDGLTAHVTDAEIEAAVVSATPQAACEDLLQTVLARGGTDNVTIVLVKIGDGLKGQSLRPDLSRAEG, from the coding sequence TTGAATAGTGTCGCCCTTTCCTTTGAGAGCTTCGGCGTCAGCCACAGAGGCTGTGTCCGTGAGCTCAATGAAGACAGCTATCTGGTCGAGCCGGAAACTGGCCTGTGGGTGGTGGCCGACGGGATGGGTGGACATGATGCTGGAGAAATCGCTTCGGCCAGCATCATCGATCATCTCGCAACAATCGGCATTGCAAGCTCTGCACCGGATCTTCGCGCGCGCTTCGAGGACCGGCTCAGCCGGGCCAATGCCGAAATCCGCAGGATATCGGAATCCCGCGGCGTAACCATCGGCTCCACTGTCGCCGCCCTTCTGGCGATGGATGGGCGGTTTGCCTGCCTGTGGGCGGGCGACAGCCGCGTCTATCTGATCCGCAACGCCTCGATCTCGCAGATTTCGAAGGACCACACCGAAGTTCAGGAACTCCTCGACCGAGGCATGATCAGCGCAGCCGAAGCGCTTACCTGGCCGCGCCGCAATGTCATTACGCATGCGGTCGGTGTCAGCGACGACATCGTCGTCGACTTCCAGCAAGGCGAAATCCTGCCCGGAGACATTTTCGTGTTAAGCACCGATGGGCTGACAGCGCATGTCACCGACGCCGAGATCGAGGCGGCGGTGGTGTCCGCGACACCGCAGGCGGCATGCGAAGACCTGCTGCAAACGGTGCTGGCGCGCGGTGGAACAGACAATGTCACGATTGTGCTCGTCAAGATTGGGGACGGGCTCAAGGGGCAATCGCTCCGTCCGGATTTGTCGAGAGCGGAGGGTTGA
- a CDS encoding M23 family metallopeptidase: protein MTHSIDTSFRLKKQARAALRRRRLWRGLLAGLAVVVLSSIAVGFYLTADYWSFGDEDEELQAVEGTDDVPADASVYVPAIIDLAGDPMWITLSPDAGAAIKSQVIARPAELDQAGVSPQIEVLSDVMLSASEKFMTTIPSTQEDFAFFQAQRQTAAAPSSDLQNDLQPPDVANEAPVASDPQADADDSEAGWGETIDAGEAALPAFRKTQIENNTSVAIVTSEYQRFEATEDTFVKILNDRSLDSVALDAHFSAEDAKLAGEALKALFSRESLAPGYVVAMRGFRPARETTTMSLMQVSIYAKNVFVGTLTRNAAGAFVSGVDPWVREDLFNYSGAQAEGTHKRQYRLLDAIYSTAARNKVPTGVIGEAIMYLSRGQDLDAFASEDQRLVLIYSQRPRGKEETAGRVLYVGVQGAEKSLDCFVFQQTGGQFACVGGDDQVRSLIVTNGMVTPVNGVMTSTFGPRKHPILGTVRIHKGVDWAAPLGTPIAAAFDGEIVFQGDGAGYGNLVKISHGDGRETRYAHMQKFAIKGGVGAQVKAGDIIGYIGTTGLSTGPHLHFELYRNGEAINPLGTVTVIATDASAVATLTDRIVHVESGGSARAKNPNSSATGAGQFITKTWIRMMNTYRPELARTLSTADLLALRYDATISREMVSNLAREGEAYLRARGHQITAGRLYLCHFLGMEGAHQVLSSPGSAQLSAVLGSAVIQANPFLTGKTASYVVGWAERKMGRKLSSATTEASQQTTTTTQVRQTSPEFEKYKQAITALMSSMQNT from the coding sequence GTGACGCACAGTATCGACACAAGCTTCAGGTTGAAAAAGCAGGCGCGCGCCGCCCTGCGCAGACGCAGGCTCTGGCGCGGACTCCTTGCCGGTCTTGCCGTGGTTGTCCTGTCGTCGATCGCTGTCGGCTTCTATCTCACCGCGGATTATTGGTCATTTGGCGATGAAGACGAGGAGTTGCAGGCGGTCGAGGGAACCGACGACGTGCCGGCCGATGCCTCGGTCTATGTGCCGGCCATCATCGACCTCGCAGGGGACCCGATGTGGATCACCCTTTCGCCCGACGCCGGCGCCGCAATAAAAAGCCAAGTGATCGCGCGCCCGGCAGAACTCGATCAGGCCGGAGTTTCGCCCCAGATCGAGGTTCTTTCCGATGTGATGCTTAGCGCCAGCGAAAAGTTCATGACAACGATACCGTCCACGCAAGAAGATTTCGCATTCTTCCAGGCGCAGCGACAGACCGCGGCGGCGCCATCCAGCGATCTGCAAAACGATCTTCAGCCACCAGACGTTGCAAACGAGGCTCCGGTTGCTTCGGACCCGCAGGCGGATGCCGATGATTCCGAAGCAGGTTGGGGCGAAACAATCGATGCAGGCGAGGCAGCCCTTCCCGCGTTCCGGAAGACCCAGATCGAAAACAACACGAGCGTTGCAATTGTCACGAGCGAATATCAAAGATTCGAGGCTACCGAAGACACGTTCGTAAAGATTCTCAACGATCGCAGCCTGGACAGCGTTGCCCTGGATGCGCATTTCTCCGCCGAGGATGCCAAGCTGGCAGGCGAAGCCCTGAAGGCGCTTTTCAGTCGGGAAAGCCTTGCGCCAGGTTATGTCGTCGCCATGCGTGGTTTCAGGCCGGCGCGCGAGACGACAACCATGTCCCTCATGCAGGTTTCGATCTACGCCAAGAACGTATTTGTCGGTACGCTGACGCGCAATGCCGCTGGTGCGTTTGTGTCTGGTGTCGACCCCTGGGTCCGTGAAGATCTGTTCAACTACTCGGGCGCGCAGGCGGAGGGCACGCACAAAAGGCAATACCGGCTACTCGACGCAATCTACTCGACAGCGGCCCGCAACAAAGTTCCGACGGGCGTGATTGGAGAAGCGATCATGTATCTCTCGCGAGGACAGGATCTGGATGCGTTCGCCAGCGAAGACCAGCGTCTGGTCCTGATCTATTCGCAAAGGCCGCGCGGCAAGGAGGAGACGGCCGGACGAGTGCTATATGTAGGCGTCCAGGGTGCCGAAAAAAGCCTCGACTGTTTCGTCTTCCAGCAGACCGGCGGCCAGTTCGCATGCGTTGGCGGCGACGATCAGGTTCGATCGCTGATCGTCACCAACGGCATGGTCACTCCGGTCAACGGGGTCATGACGTCCACCTTCGGCCCACGCAAGCACCCAATCCTCGGAACTGTTCGCATCCACAAGGGCGTGGATTGGGCAGCACCTCTGGGTACGCCGATAGCGGCCGCCTTCGACGGCGAAATCGTCTTTCAGGGCGATGGAGCCGGTTACGGCAATCTGGTGAAGATTTCGCACGGAGACGGGCGCGAGACGCGCTATGCGCATATGCAGAAATTCGCAATCAAGGGCGGTGTCGGCGCGCAGGTGAAGGCAGGCGATATCATCGGTTACATCGGCACCACCGGCCTCTCGACTGGGCCGCACCTGCATTTCGAACTCTATCGCAATGGCGAGGCGATCAATCCCTTGGGCACGGTTACCGTAATTGCAACGGACGCTTCCGCTGTCGCGACGCTGACCGACCGTATCGTTCATGTCGAAAGTGGCGGCAGCGCCCGCGCCAAGAACCCGAATTCTTCGGCAACCGGCGCCGGTCAGTTCATAACGAAGACATGGATCAGGATGATGAACACCTACCGTCCCGAACTTGCGCGGACACTGTCGACCGCCGACCTGCTCGCTCTACGTTACGACGCCACCATATCGCGCGAGATGGTCAGCAATCTGGCGCGCGAAGGCGAAGCCTATCTTCGGGCGCGTGGCCACCAGATCACAGCCGGCCGACTCTATCTCTGTCACTTCCTGGGAATGGAAGGCGCCCATCAAGTACTGTCGTCGCCGGGTTCGGCGCAATTGAGCGCCGTGCTCGGGTCGGCTGTCATTCAAGCCAATCCGTTTCTCACCGGCAAGACCGCCAGCTACGTCGTGGGCTGGGCCGAAAGGAAAATGGGCCGGAAGCTGAGTTCTGCAACGACCGAGGCGAGCCAGCAGACAACGACGACGACACAAGTCCGCCAGACATCGCCGGAGTTCGAAAAGTACAAGCAGGCAATCACGGCTCTCATGAGCTCGATGCAGAATACGTAA
- a CDS encoding serine/threonine-protein kinase, protein MSADDKTRISPNFANTAVGTQLSGIYELDERIAFGGMGEVYRGHNIQTGDHVAIKIVLPEFARDQTILSLFRKEASILNHLSHDAVVRYHVFTIDPGIGRPYLAMEFVDGQSLFDVMRRGPMPTEDVRKLCHRLASGLSAVHQAGAIHRDLSPDNIILPGGRVERAKIIDFGIARSATVGGETLIGGKFAGKYNYVSPEQLGLYGGDVSEQSDMYSLGLVLAAALRGKPIDMGGSQFEIVEKRRTVPDLSDIDADFRGIVEAMLQPDPQDRPISMADIARMTRDDTDSEGTAPPMSTIPASGRVYRGRGDPGTWPQAPKPASGGSR, encoded by the coding sequence ATGAGCGCCGACGACAAGACCCGAATATCGCCGAACTTCGCCAACACGGCCGTGGGCACGCAGCTTAGCGGCATCTATGAACTCGACGAGCGGATCGCTTTCGGCGGCATGGGCGAGGTCTACCGTGGCCACAACATCCAGACCGGCGACCACGTTGCGATCAAGATCGTCCTGCCCGAGTTCGCCCGCGATCAGACGATCCTGTCCTTGTTCCGCAAGGAAGCGTCGATCCTCAATCACCTGTCGCACGACGCTGTCGTGCGATATCACGTCTTCACGATAGATCCCGGGATCGGCCGTCCCTACCTCGCCATGGAATTCGTCGACGGCCAATCGCTGTTTGATGTCATGCGACGTGGCCCGATGCCGACGGAAGACGTGCGTAAGCTCTGCCATCGCCTCGCTTCCGGCTTGAGCGCCGTGCATCAGGCGGGCGCGATTCACCGCGATCTCTCCCCGGACAACATCATCCTGCCAGGAGGCCGGGTCGAACGCGCAAAGATCATCGATTTCGGCATCGCGCGGTCGGCGACCGTCGGCGGAGAGACCCTCATCGGCGGCAAGTTCGCCGGAAAGTACAACTACGTTTCTCCCGAACAACTCGGGCTGTACGGTGGCGATGTCAGCGAGCAGTCCGACATGTACAGCCTGGGGTTGGTGCTGGCCGCTGCTCTGCGCGGGAAGCCGATCGACATGGGCGGCTCCCAGTTCGAGATTGTGGAAAAACGCCGAACCGTCCCGGACCTGTCCGACATCGACGCCGATTTTCGCGGAATTGTCGAAGCCATGCTGCAGCCGGATCCACAAGACCGGCCGATCAGCATGGCGGACATCGCCAGGATGACACGTGACGACACGGATAGCGAGGGGACAGCGCCGCCAATGTCGACCATCCCCGCGAGCGGACGGGTTTACCGCGGGCGGGGGGACCCTGGCACCTGGCCCCAAGCTCCAAAGCCAGCCTCCGGCGGCTCCCGGTGA
- a CDS encoding DUF1036 domain-containing protein, translating into MLALLSSHEARAEFTVCNQTLDVVNLAVGQKVDNADQTDGWWTIGANQCVNVIREELTNRYIYIYATDVFGHATLSGSTEMCIDRRRFSIRGIDECWQRGHIAARFLEVDTLEQVRWTFFLTGSNP; encoded by the coding sequence TTGCTGGCTCTCCTGTCGTCCCACGAAGCGCGCGCCGAATTCACCGTCTGCAATCAGACGCTCGACGTCGTCAATCTCGCCGTCGGCCAAAAGGTCGACAATGCGGACCAGACCGATGGCTGGTGGACCATCGGCGCAAATCAATGCGTGAACGTCATCCGCGAGGAACTCACGAACCGCTACATCTACATCTATGCGACGGACGTTTTTGGACATGCGACCCTAAGCGGCTCGACCGAAATGTGCATCGACCGGCGGCGCTTCTCGATACGCGGCATCGACGAATGCTGGCAGCGCGGCCATATCGCCGCACGGTTTCTGGAAGTCGATACGCTTGAACAGGTGCGGTGGACCTTTTTCCTGACCGGAAGCAACCCGTGA
- a CDS encoding OmpA family protein, with amino-acid sequence MKLGSLAFVLTVALFPTHAFADPTQKSEDIVKFFAGVNEFGASRGICVGTEDECKSKKKEAPAEKTSLDMLINFGLDSAELDATARAELDEFAKALKDSRLSALDFVVEGYTDASGPAHYNEGLSERRARSVTTFLTSNGIDPARIKATGMGEANPRNPNPYDPVNRRVEMRIRTE; translated from the coding sequence ATGAAGTTGGGCAGTTTAGCCTTCGTGTTGACGGTCGCGCTTTTTCCAACTCACGCTTTCGCCGACCCAACTCAGAAATCAGAAGACATCGTGAAGTTTTTTGCCGGGGTGAACGAATTCGGCGCGTCGCGGGGAATTTGCGTCGGAACCGAAGACGAGTGCAAGAGCAAGAAGAAAGAAGCGCCGGCCGAAAAAACCAGCCTCGATATGCTGATCAATTTCGGCCTCGATTCCGCGGAACTCGACGCGACTGCGCGCGCTGAACTCGACGAGTTCGCCAAGGCGCTGAAGGACAGCCGACTGAGCGCTCTCGACTTCGTCGTTGAAGGTTACACCGATGCATCCGGCCCGGCTCACTACAACGAGGGACTGTCGGAACGAAGAGCCCGATCGGTAACAACCTTCCTGACCTCTAACGGCATCGACCCTGCCCGCATCAAAGCGACAGGCATGGGCGAAGCCAACCCGCGTAACCCCAATCCATACGATCCGGTAAACCGCCGGGTGGAGATGCGAATAAGGACTGAGTAG
- a CDS encoding caspase family protein, whose product MLASFTTFEVSAVERRVAFVIGNSDYKEISALKNPAKDVVDVSNTFRAAGFDVFVARDLTKLQFEDQFRNYLAAVDGADVAVVYYSGHGFQIGGENFLIPVDASLKDAADVEVQAIKLNDVLQQMRSKSKIQVIILDACRNNPFPRKDYWLRDQLLTATGTGLAQVRSSLNTLIAFATEPGAVAYDGAGDLSPFSLAFSRRALAPNQEIRTVMSAVRRDVVEATKGLQVPWENSSLIDEVVLMRRSSRLSLPPVLEKVVLSGAGPVGLDLPEPVDVDGGTITVSIDRPPTLGRLMLDGKVIEAGGLIQGKDLPRLQMDVLKGIGEPEEMDMLAYAARDNWGGEAKGMLVFRVKSAEGTQGEQIMASLEAEQKQQVLQRGIHVTGAAEAIESREIDVPVGVGPVALNLDLPTDDSAISLKVSNYPGKGTLSLPDRALSPESTLIVGEVEVLRYEPQIGASAPVEVAFEIRADSGVSKPATMKLSPTVDPCDSAAGEPLDLQGVVPGLLPNEIGADAVKLCEAAVKAYPDVARFRYELGRALLAAGKVDQARKAIQQAADRGHVRAVFELGYLYATGTGVAVDRKQANTFYAAAADKGDPYGMTSWGRALFHGTGVQRDTAKGLDLLLKAASMGHTYAMNDLGAIFTEGRNGVTADQARAVAFLKAGVQRQDMYSMNLLGRNYLSGAGVEKNPKTALDLFQKATELGQPYAPSNLARMYRDGVGVERNPAEAQRLFEMAAMRGDEYGAFERAVLEMEKGEKADQATAVRFLAFAAALDTRNQLPEAQKNLANFGAKVKTTALKQLRQELKSKVPASGSLDNQLVNAARRVWEEANPRRDVF is encoded by the coding sequence ATGCTCGCAAGCTTCACGACCTTCGAAGTTTCTGCTGTCGAACGACGGGTCGCCTTTGTAATCGGCAACTCCGATTACAAAGAAATCTCAGCCCTCAAGAACCCGGCCAAAGATGTGGTGGACGTATCCAACACGTTTCGAGCGGCTGGTTTTGACGTTTTCGTCGCGAGAGATCTTACAAAGCTGCAGTTTGAAGACCAGTTCCGCAACTATCTTGCCGCCGTGGACGGCGCGGATGTGGCTGTCGTCTACTATTCCGGTCACGGCTTTCAGATTGGCGGAGAAAATTTCCTGATCCCTGTCGATGCCTCGCTGAAAGATGCGGCGGACGTCGAAGTCCAGGCAATCAAGCTGAATGACGTGCTGCAGCAGATGCGTTCGAAATCGAAGATCCAGGTGATCATCCTCGATGCCTGCCGCAACAATCCGTTCCCTCGCAAGGACTATTGGCTCAGGGACCAGCTTTTGACCGCCACCGGCACCGGCCTTGCGCAAGTAAGAAGCTCGCTGAACACGCTGATCGCCTTCGCCACCGAACCCGGCGCGGTTGCCTATGACGGCGCCGGCGACCTCAGTCCTTTTTCGTTAGCGTTTTCCCGTCGCGCGCTCGCCCCGAACCAGGAGATCCGCACGGTCATGTCGGCCGTGCGCCGGGATGTCGTTGAGGCGACCAAGGGTTTGCAGGTTCCCTGGGAGAATTCTTCGCTGATCGACGAAGTCGTTCTGATGCGTCGCAGCAGCCGCCTATCGCTGCCGCCGGTGCTGGAGAAGGTCGTGTTGTCGGGGGCCGGCCCCGTCGGTCTGGATCTCCCGGAGCCCGTCGACGTCGACGGCGGGACAATCACCGTCAGCATCGATAGACCGCCCACGCTCGGACGCCTGATGCTGGACGGCAAGGTCATCGAGGCGGGAGGACTGATCCAGGGCAAGGATCTGCCGCGTTTGCAAATGGATGTCCTCAAGGGAATCGGCGAGCCGGAAGAGATGGATATGCTGGCCTACGCCGCACGCGACAACTGGGGCGGCGAAGCCAAGGGCATGTTGGTGTTCCGGGTCAAGAGTGCCGAAGGAACCCAGGGCGAACAGATCATGGCCTCGCTCGAAGCCGAGCAGAAACAGCAGGTGCTGCAGCGCGGCATTCATGTCACCGGTGCCGCCGAGGCGATCGAGAGCCGCGAGATCGACGTTCCGGTCGGCGTTGGCCCGGTTGCGCTGAACCTGGATCTCCCGACCGATGATTCGGCGATCAGCTTGAAAGTTTCGAACTATCCCGGAAAGGGAACTCTTTCTCTGCCGGATCGAGCCCTGTCGCCAGAATCGACCTTGATAGTCGGTGAAGTCGAGGTGCTGCGCTATGAACCCCAGATCGGAGCCAGCGCACCGGTCGAGGTCGCCTTCGAAATTCGGGCGGACAGCGGAGTATCCAAACCCGCCACGATGAAACTGTCGCCAACCGTCGATCCGTGCGACTCGGCTGCCGGCGAACCTCTCGATCTTCAAGGTGTCGTCCCCGGCCTGCTGCCAAATGAAATCGGCGCCGACGCGGTGAAGCTCTGCGAGGCTGCGGTGAAGGCGTATCCCGATGTCGCCCGCTTCCGCTACGAACTGGGGCGCGCGCTGCTCGCAGCCGGCAAGGTCGACCAGGCCAGGAAAGCCATACAGCAGGCTGCCGATAGGGGACACGTGCGCGCCGTGTTCGAACTCGGCTACCTCTACGCGACGGGAACGGGCGTGGCGGTCGACCGCAAGCAGGCCAACACCTTCTACGCGGCTGCGGCCGACAAGGGCGATCCCTACGGGATGACGTCGTGGGGCCGCGCCTTGTTCCATGGCACCGGCGTCCAGCGCGATACGGCCAAGGGGCTGGACCTGCTGCTCAAGGCGGCATCGATGGGGCACACATATGCCATGAACGATCTCGGCGCAATTTTCACGGAAGGCCGCAACGGCGTGACCGCGGATCAGGCCCGTGCCGTTGCCTTCCTGAAGGCTGGCGTCCAGCGACAGGACATGTATTCGATGAACCTACTTGGCCGGAACTATCTCAGCGGTGCGGGCGTCGAGAAAAATCCGAAAACGGCATTGGACCTGTTTCAGAAGGCCACCGAGCTCGGCCAGCCCTACGCTCCAAGCAATCTGGCGCGCATGTATCGCGACGGCGTGGGCGTGGAGCGCAACCCGGCGGAGGCGCAAAGACTGTTCGAGATGGCAGCCATGCGCGGCGATGAGTATGGCGCATTCGAACGCGCGGTTCTCGAAATGGAAAAGGGCGAAAAGGCCGACCAGGCCACGGCCGTCCGTTTTTTGGCATTCGCGGCCGCACTGGACACCCGCAATCAGCTGCCGGAAGCCCAGAAGAACCTCGCGAATTTCGGCGCGAAGGTGAAAACGACGGCGTTGAAGCAACTGCGCCAGGAACTCAAATCGAAGGTTCCTGCGTCCGGTTCGCTGGACAATCAGCTGGTCAATGCGGCCAGACGAGTCTGGGAAGAGGCTAATCCACGTCGGGACGTGTTTTGA